Below is a window of Thermodesulfobacteriota bacterium DNA.
ACAAAATATTCCACCAATATCCCTTAAATTATAAGCTTATTCTTTTTGCTCTGTGGCTCTATTTTGGAACCCAAAGATGATGAGCAGTAGCTACAGAGGTACTCAAATTTATCCCCTTCAGGTAAAACTATCAGGAGTCTTTTTCTTACTGGCACAGCTACTTTACATTGTGGGCAATAAAGTGAGGTGGCCTCAAGCTGTTGGAAACTGGCACCGTTCATAGAAATCCCTCCTTAAAACCCCAAAATCTGATGGACATTACAAGAATACAATTTCATACTCTTTATGTCAATATGGACCAAATCCCTAAATTATGGCATTGAAGGGCGAATTAAGGGAAAATGATTGAAAAATCCCTGTCAATTCAGT
It encodes the following:
- a CDS encoding cytoplasmic protein, which gives rise to MNGASFQQLEATSLYCPQCKVAVPVRKRLLIVLPEGDKFEYLCSYCSSSLGSKIEPQSKKNKLII